A genome region from Ralstonia solanacearum K60 includes the following:
- a CDS encoding ogr/Delta-like zinc finger family protein — MKINCPHCGSVATIRTSRPVSRITRELYCQCSNVICGHTFVSLVEVVRTLSPSSTPDPEVARQLAGRYEPVAHAA, encoded by the coding sequence ATGAAAATCAATTGCCCCCACTGCGGGAGCGTCGCCACGATCCGTACTAGCCGGCCGGTGTCCCGCATCACGCGGGAACTGTATTGCCAGTGTTCCAACGTCATTTGCGGCCACACGTTCGTCAGCCTTGTGGAAGTCGTGCGCACGCTCTCCCCGAGCAGCACCCCCGACCCCGAGGTGGCCCGCCAGCTTGCCGGCCGTTATGAGCCGGTCGCGCACGCCGCCTGA
- a CDS encoding IS4 family transposase, with protein MALEAPCWTEAEFPDLDLGDARLNKRARTLMERLAAKPTAGVPQACRSWGETIAAYRFFDNDEVEWEAILEPHWRQTERRMAAHPVVLCLQDTTELDFNARRVTGLGPLSYEAQRGMYLHPTYAVTPGRVPLGVLDAWMWAREPKDAQGKRGGMKESRRWIEGYERVAETASSLPHTRLVYVADREADMIALMVRAQELGTPADWLIRSTHDRALPEGAKLWATASEGEALGEIAFTMGSRHGVRARPVRQHVWLRRIELPAGDGRSVAATCLVAREFDAPAGVKPIEWRLLTNREATTLAQAIELIDWYRARWEIEILFNVLKNGCRVEALQLGAIERLERALAMFLVVAWRIGYLMRKGRACPDLDAELFFDPDEIRGAYLLTGLKQPARPKLNEVLRLIARLGGFLARKGDGEPGAKAIWLGLKEVHVAAKTLRALRAGASADCCV; from the coding sequence TTGGCCCTGGAAGCCCCCTGCTGGACGGAAGCTGAATTTCCCGACCTCGACCTTGGCGACGCGCGCCTGAACAAGCGAGCGAGGACCTTGATGGAACGATTGGCGGCCAAGCCGACGGCCGGCGTGCCGCAGGCATGCCGGAGCTGGGGCGAGACGATTGCGGCGTATCGCTTCTTCGACAACGACGAGGTCGAGTGGGAAGCGATCCTGGAGCCGCACTGGCGGCAGACCGAACGGCGCATGGCAGCGCACCCGGTCGTGCTGTGCCTGCAGGACACCACGGAGCTGGACTTCAATGCTCGGCGGGTGACCGGGCTTGGGCCGCTGTCCTACGAGGCGCAGCGCGGAATGTACCTGCACCCGACCTACGCGGTGACACCCGGGCGCGTGCCCCTGGGCGTGCTCGATGCGTGGATGTGGGCGCGTGAGCCCAAGGACGCGCAAGGCAAGCGCGGCGGCATGAAGGAGAGTCGGCGCTGGATCGAAGGTTACGAGCGCGTGGCCGAAACCGCGTCGAGCCTGCCGCACACGCGCCTGGTGTATGTGGCCGATCGCGAAGCGGACATGATCGCGCTGATGGTGCGCGCGCAGGAGTTGGGCACGCCGGCGGACTGGCTGATTCGCTCGACCCATGATCGCGCGCTGCCCGAAGGAGCCAAGCTGTGGGCCACGGCCAGCGAGGGTGAGGCGCTCGGCGAGATTGCCTTCACGATGGGCTCGCGCCATGGCGTGCGCGCACGCCCGGTGCGCCAGCACGTATGGCTGCGGCGCATCGAGTTGCCGGCGGGCGACGGCCGCAGCGTGGCGGCGACGTGCCTGGTGGCACGCGAGTTCGACGCGCCGGCCGGTGTCAAGCCGATCGAATGGCGCTTGCTGACCAACCGCGAAGCCACGACTTTGGCGCAGGCCATCGAGTTGATCGACTGGTATCGGGCGCGTTGGGAAATCGAGATCCTGTTCAACGTGCTGAAGAACGGTTGCCGCGTCGAGGCATTGCAGTTGGGCGCCATCGAGCGGCTCGAACGTGCTCTGGCGATGTTCCTGGTCGTGGCTTGGCGAATTGGCTACCTGATGCGCAAGGGGCGCGCCTGCCCCGATCTGGATGCCGAACTGTTCTTCGATCCTGACGAGATTCGCGGCGCGTACTTGCTCACCGGGCTCAAGCAGCCCGCCAGGCCAAAGCTCAATGAGGTGCTGCGCCTGATCGCGCGCCTGGGCGGCTTTCTCGCTCGCAAGGGCGATGGCGAACCGGGCGCGAAAGCTATCTGGCTCGGACTCAAAGAGGTTCATGTCGCTGCAAAAACCTTGCGGGCATTACGGGCGGGCGCAAGCGCGGACTGTTGTGTATAA
- a CDS encoding tyrosine-type recombinase/integrase yields the protein MWGINHSFPGKCPRPFKMPLTDLSARSAKPKDKSYRLADGMGMYLEVMPNGSKYWRLKYRHAGKEKRLALGVYPGVSLAQARAARDDARRQLAAGIDPSNARQQAKLVATTARGNTFEILAREWHEKECAAWTTHYAANVLNSLEIDIFPAIGSCSITEITPPQILAVFRKVESRGVVETVSRLHQRCSSVFRYAIITGRATYNPSSYT from the coding sequence ATGTGGGGCATCAATCACAGCTTTCCGGGGAAATGCCCCCGACCTTTCAAGATGCCCCTTACCGACCTCTCCGCTCGCAGCGCCAAGCCCAAAGACAAGTCTTACCGTCTTGCCGACGGCATGGGGATGTATCTTGAGGTGATGCCAAACGGATCCAAGTATTGGCGCTTGAAGTACCGCCATGCCGGCAAGGAGAAGCGGCTAGCGCTTGGCGTCTATCCGGGCGTCAGCTTGGCCCAGGCACGTGCCGCGCGGGACGATGCTCGTCGGCAGCTTGCCGCCGGCATTGATCCGTCCAACGCCCGCCAGCAAGCTAAATTAGTTGCGACTACGGCGCGCGGAAACACCTTTGAAATCCTTGCTCGGGAATGGCACGAGAAAGAGTGTGCTGCGTGGACGACGCACTACGCAGCCAATGTTCTGAATTCGCTTGAAATCGATATTTTTCCCGCAATCGGTTCTTGTTCGATAACGGAAATTACGCCGCCTCAAATCTTGGCTGTATTCCGCAAGGTGGAAAGTCGGGGTGTAGTCGAAACCGTGTCGCGTCTGCATCAACGCTGCTCGTCGGTATTTCGTTACGCTATTATTACCGGTCGAGCCACATATAACCCATCGTCTTATACATAA
- a CDS encoding DUF1484 domain-containing protein, which translates to MWQALRCWPSPLSFKRGGTMGKRNRPPHWMALEAQRSLTEQLAQQTPAKTQFAATLARLEAVSASVRDATEEAGAQLLCVSAALDGILCLLELHAQTTPGYRSLHCLLALVQKQLDGAIGTVTEML; encoded by the coding sequence ATGTGGCAGGCGCTGCGCTGTTGGCCGTCGCCGCTATCGTTCAAGCGAGGCGGCACTATGGGTAAGCGCAATCGCCCGCCGCATTGGATGGCCCTGGAAGCGCAACGCTCGCTTACGGAACAGCTTGCGCAGCAGACCCCCGCCAAAACGCAATTCGCTGCGACGCTGGCGCGATTGGAGGCCGTAAGCGCATCCGTGCGCGACGCTACCGAAGAGGCCGGCGCGCAATTGCTGTGCGTAAGCGCGGCGCTCGACGGCATCCTTTGCCTGCTGGAGCTGCACGCGCAGACCACCCCCGGCTACCGCAGCTTGCATTGCCTGCTGGCGCTGGTGCAGAAACAGCTCGACGGCGCCATCGGCACCGTTACCGAAATGCTGTGA
- a CDS encoding toprim domain-containing protein: MHTQHSPALRAWFDQLKRDIDLHDLAERLSLRRSGAKGNYHSPHHTDRSASLSIFERGRAWKDWSAEAGGSCIDLVQHCLPDVATPMEAAKLLGQWYDIPMPAAPASALLARKSTEEYIAERAQANPEPAVAYLASRGIDEAVSRGAIQAGTLGWNAWNSPKVPAGEAGHGGPAAAFIVRAMDSARVVAVDLRYADPALNGNVKTQCQGDKLGHGWTSDARRLRHAHTVYIVESPINALSVECCHLPNGVAVFALRGIANADKIDWSFLRGKRVVIALDHTDPVNERTGQRPGLGAAWKLSEALTAADIGSMLVDMQDWEEGEDLNDVLQTHGADGLTARMRRLEAWLIPGMPGGGERLSGTRRVFLPPHDFGIYWRFRVKEDFTQYVQKFKDADDEDGQTSRSEELGDLCAFRVAGLSRLRVQSHLATINGTPDSQPETVFGISAQVARFGATLQREVVNSDRLYNLEWWRGKFGHIWMPAQFARMVNVLERAADLGARDVVNFVGLAWRGGELAALEGSDCYFVEPQKQCLYYNMRFPRGTAQNARTVIDAYQATFKGNAAAIALVWALGAHLKTILGFYPHLQMQAEKGAGKSKLLESLQASASFQVLSGQMLKTDHRRRASVSWTSHPVGWDEFSKLPKAVLSEIDGLLQSTYRFEFTRVGAALTPYLMCAPVLLAGEEVDVESLQSKICRTSLSVDKQGAIIPRDLPQFPVWAWLQFLASQQPGRIRDLHAAFVDVSLSRSRAETNDATARRMVENYAAIMTAWALLAEFAQIDVEQGGFVDDLLIEMNAHIAETDGTRLPWVWIMEILLSELDAGRFEHPHCWDTIQTDSGREMALFLRPSHVMDHLSTAVHLRGKFDALPIKTARVFKSQLLQSGVVPQHGGKRLDDVEKRILGRRCAHMAAISLPRLEQRGLYASPALAAYRMAA, from the coding sequence ATGCACACGCAACATAGCCCCGCCCTGCGCGCATGGTTCGACCAGCTCAAGCGCGACATTGACCTGCATGACCTGGCTGAGCGGCTCAGCCTGCGCCGCAGCGGCGCCAAGGGCAACTATCACAGCCCGCACCACACCGACCGTAGCGCCTCGCTGTCGATCTTCGAACGCGGCCGCGCCTGGAAGGATTGGTCGGCCGAGGCGGGCGGTTCCTGCATCGACCTTGTGCAGCACTGCCTGCCCGATGTGGCGACCCCGATGGAGGCCGCAAAGCTCTTGGGCCAGTGGTACGACATCCCCATGCCGGCCGCACCGGCAAGCGCCTTGCTCGCCCGCAAAAGCACCGAGGAATACATCGCCGAACGCGCCCAGGCCAATCCGGAACCGGCCGTCGCCTATCTCGCCAGTCGGGGCATCGATGAGGCCGTCAGCCGCGGCGCCATTCAGGCGGGTACGCTCGGCTGGAACGCCTGGAACAGCCCGAAGGTGCCGGCCGGCGAAGCGGGCCATGGCGGCCCCGCCGCCGCCTTCATCGTGCGCGCCATGGATTCGGCGCGCGTGGTGGCCGTTGACCTGCGCTATGCCGATCCGGCGCTGAACGGCAACGTCAAGACGCAGTGTCAGGGAGACAAGCTCGGCCACGGCTGGACAAGCGACGCCCGCCGCTTGCGGCACGCGCATACCGTCTACATCGTAGAGAGCCCCATCAACGCCCTGTCGGTCGAGTGCTGCCACTTGCCCAACGGTGTCGCAGTCTTTGCCCTGCGCGGCATCGCCAACGCGGACAAAATCGACTGGTCCTTCCTGCGCGGCAAGCGCGTGGTGATCGCGCTCGACCATACGGACCCTGTGAACGAGCGCACCGGCCAGCGTCCGGGCCTTGGCGCCGCGTGGAAGCTGTCCGAAGCCCTGACCGCCGCCGACATCGGTTCGATGCTGGTGGACATGCAGGATTGGGAGGAAGGCGAGGACCTCAACGATGTGTTGCAGACCCACGGCGCGGACGGACTGACCGCCCGCATGCGCCGCCTGGAAGCGTGGTTGATTCCCGGTATGCCGGGCGGTGGCGAACGACTGTCCGGCACCCGCCGCGTCTTCCTGCCGCCGCATGACTTCGGCATCTATTGGCGCTTCCGCGTGAAAGAGGACTTCACCCAATACGTGCAGAAGTTCAAGGATGCGGACGACGAGGACGGGCAGACCAGCCGCAGCGAAGAGCTGGGCGACCTGTGCGCCTTCCGTGTCGCGGGGCTGTCGCGCCTGCGCGTTCAAAGCCATCTGGCCACCATCAACGGCACGCCCGACAGCCAGCCCGAAACGGTGTTCGGGATCAGTGCCCAGGTCGCCCGCTTCGGTGCGACCCTGCAACGGGAAGTCGTCAACAGCGACCGGCTCTATAACCTCGAATGGTGGCGTGGCAAGTTCGGCCATATCTGGATGCCGGCGCAGTTTGCCCGCATGGTCAACGTGCTGGAGCGTGCCGCCGACCTGGGGGCGCGGGATGTGGTCAACTTCGTCGGTTTGGCGTGGCGCGGCGGCGAACTGGCGGCGCTGGAGGGCAGCGACTGCTACTTCGTGGAGCCGCAGAAACAGTGCCTGTACTACAACATGCGTTTCCCGCGCGGCACCGCGCAGAACGCCCGCACTGTCATCGATGCCTATCAGGCCACGTTCAAGGGCAACGCCGCCGCTATCGCCCTGGTATGGGCCTTGGGCGCGCACCTGAAAACGATCCTGGGTTTCTACCCCCACCTGCAGATGCAGGCGGAGAAAGGGGCGGGCAAGTCCAAGCTGCTGGAAAGCCTGCAAGCGTCGGCATCCTTCCAAGTGCTGTCGGGCCAGATGCTCAAGACCGACCACCGCCGCCGCGCATCGGTGTCGTGGACTTCGCACCCCGTGGGATGGGACGAGTTCTCCAAGCTGCCCAAGGCCGTTCTCTCTGAAATCGACGGCCTGCTGCAATCGACCTACCGCTTCGAGTTCACCCGCGTCGGCGCGGCGCTGACGCCTTACCTGATGTGCGCGCCGGTCCTGCTAGCCGGCGAGGAAGTGGACGTGGAAAGCCTGCAATCGAAAATCTGCCGCACGTCGCTGTCGGTCGATAAGCAGGGGGCCATCATCCCGCGCGACCTGCCGCAATTCCCCGTGTGGGCGTGGTTGCAGTTTCTCGCCAGCCAGCAGCCGGGGCGCATCCGCGACCTGCACGCGGCGTTCGTGGACGTGAGCCTGAGCCGCAGCCGCGCCGAGACGAACGACGCCACGGCCCGCCGCATGGTGGAGAACTACGCCGCCATCATGACGGCCTGGGCATTGCTCGCCGAGTTCGCACAGATCGACGTGGAGCAAGGCGGCTTTGTTGATGACCTGCTGATCGAGATGAACGCACACATCGCGGAAACGGACGGTACGCGCTTGCCCTGGGTATGGATCATGGAAATCCTGTTGTCGGAGCTGGACGCCGGCCGCTTCGAGCATCCGCACTGTTGGGACACGATCCAGACCGACAGCGGGCGGGAGATGGCGCTGTTCCTGCGGCCCAGCCACGTGATGGACCACCTCTCCACGGCCGTGCATCTGCGCGGCAAGTTCGATGCGCTGCCGATCAAGACGGCCCGCGTGTTCAAGTCGCAATTATTGCAGTCGGGCGTCGTGCCCCAGCACGGCGGCAAGCGGCTCGATGACGTGGAAAAACGCATCCTGGGCCGGCGCTGTGCGCATATGGCGGCAATCAGCCTGCCCAGGCTCGAACAGCGCGGCCTGTATGCCTCGCCAGCGCTTGCAGCCTACCGGATGGCGGCATAG
- a CDS encoding response regulator, whose protein sequence is MAFLLVEDNLRLAGTLEEALGQAGFAVDCVHDGHAADLLLTTQDYALLLLDLGLPRLDGLEVLRRLRLRRNPLPVMILTAHGAVEERVRGLNLGADDYLTKPFDLTEVEARARALIRRSHGHERTQLQCGPLHYDGTSGAFALHDEPLALTGRERAVLEVLVLRDGRAVNKAAISEKIFGIIESVNADAIEIYVHRLRKKLDGSGVAIVMLRGLGYLLEAVPPVPAPAAAGR, encoded by the coding sequence ATAGCGTTCCTGTTGGTGGAAGACAACCTGAGGCTGGCCGGCACCCTGGAAGAAGCCCTGGGCCAGGCCGGCTTTGCGGTCGACTGCGTGCACGACGGCCACGCCGCCGACCTGCTGCTGACCACGCAGGACTACGCCCTGCTGCTGCTCGACCTGGGCCTGCCCCGGCTCGACGGGCTGGAAGTGCTGCGCCGCCTGCGCCTGCGCCGCAATCCGCTGCCGGTGATGATCCTGACCGCGCACGGCGCCGTGGAAGAACGCGTGCGCGGCCTGAACCTCGGCGCGGACGATTACCTGACCAAGCCATTCGACCTGACCGAAGTGGAGGCGCGCGCCCGCGCGCTGATCCGCCGCAGCCACGGCCACGAACGCACGCAGCTGCAATGCGGCCCCCTTCACTACGACGGCACCAGCGGCGCCTTCGCCCTACACGACGAGCCGCTGGCGCTCACTGGTCGCGAGCGCGCGGTGCTGGAAGTCCTGGTACTGCGCGACGGCCGCGCCGTCAACAAGGCCGCCATCTCGGAGAAGATCTTCGGCATCATCGAATCGGTCAACGCCGACGCCATCGAGATCTACGTGCACCGGCTGCGCAAGAAGCTCGACGGCAGCGGCGTGGCCATCGTCATGCTGCGCGGCCTGGGCTATCTGCTCGAAGCCGTGCCGCCAGTGCCGGCACCGGCCGCCGCCGGCCGATGA